One genomic segment of Myxococcales bacterium includes these proteins:
- a CDS encoding cob(I)yrinic acid a,c-diamide adenosyltransferase codes for MKIYTKTGDDGTTGLFGGARVKKASLRVEAYGTVDELNATLGVARAEGLDPTIDAVLSEVQVDLFTLGAELACVPGKEDKLGMRLLDGTDAERLERAIDAGEVGLAPLKNFVLPGGSAQAALLHHSRTVCRRAERCVLNMDDAEPRQGVVVYLNRLSDLLFVLARRENHLRGVADVPWAPRPR; via the coding sequence ATGAAGATCTACACGAAGACAGGCGACGACGGCACGACGGGACTCTTCGGCGGCGCGCGCGTGAAGAAGGCCAGCCTTCGCGTCGAAGCCTACGGCACCGTCGACGAGCTCAACGCCACGCTCGGCGTCGCGCGCGCCGAAGGCCTCGACCCGACCATCGACGCGGTGCTCAGTGAGGTGCAGGTCGATCTCTTCACCTTGGGCGCGGAGCTCGCGTGCGTTCCCGGCAAGGAAGACAAGCTCGGCATGCGGCTCTTGGACGGCACCGATGCGGAGCGGCTGGAGCGCGCCATCGACGCCGGCGAGGTCGGCCTCGCACCGCTAAAGAACTTCGTTCTCCCCGGCGGCTCCGCGCAAGCGGCGCTCCTCCATCACTCGCGAACCGTATGCCGTCGCGCAGAGCGATGCGTTCTCAACATGGACGACGCTGAGCCCCGCCAGGGTGTGGTCGTCTACCTGAATCGACTGAGCGATCTGCTCTTCGTCCTCGCAAGGCGCGAGAACCATCTGCGCGGCGTCGCCGACGTCCCCTGGGCACCGCGGCCTCGCTGA
- a CDS encoding RNA polymerase sigma factor, with protein MDSSSFAVCVRSGFDADEVFGPKSETRPTPASPSKKTKASAADALAREFQRELVRLLPELRGRAMRLVGDASRADDLVQDTFERALRFQGQYQAGSNLRAWAGQVLFSVFVTRYRRIRRERNALRVLAQDPCAWTTPEPLAPQVPVGLSSRTEAKLAALPEAFRDVVVLVDLAEHSYREAADALGVPVGTVMSRLHRGRKLLAAELVA; from the coding sequence ATGGATTCTTCTTCGTTTGCCGTGTGTGTGCGTTCGGGATTCGATGCCGACGAGGTCTTCGGCCCCAAGAGTGAGACACGCCCGACTCCCGCGTCGCCCAGCAAGAAGACGAAGGCGAGCGCCGCTGACGCCCTCGCCCGCGAGTTCCAGCGTGAGTTGGTGCGTCTGCTACCGGAGCTTCGCGGTCGCGCCATGCGCCTCGTCGGTGACGCGTCGCGCGCCGATGACCTCGTGCAAGACACCTTCGAACGGGCGCTGCGCTTTCAGGGCCAATACCAGGCCGGCTCAAACCTACGCGCTTGGGCGGGGCAAGTGCTCTTCAGTGTCTTCGTCACCCGCTACCGGCGCATTCGTCGCGAGCGCAACGCCCTGCGCGTGCTCGCGCAAGATCCCTGCGCGTGGACCACGCCGGAGCCGCTCGCCCCGCAAGTGCCGGTGGGACTTTCGTCGCGCACCGAGGCGAAGCTCGCGGCGCTCCCGGAAGCGTTCCGCGACGTGGTTGTGCTCGTCGACCTTGCGGAGCACTCGTATCGCGAGGCCGCCGACGCGCTCGGCGTGCCCGTCGGCACGGTCATGAGTCGCTTGCACCGTGGCCGCAAGCTCTTGGCCGCCGAACTCGTCGCTTGA